From one Leptospira mayottensis 200901116 genomic stretch:
- a CDS encoding DUF6171 family protein, giving the protein MNEKKDLDLRLEICFACPLLLKGFLLERCSVCGCFVRLKTKLKYESCPIKKWM; this is encoded by the coding sequence ATGAATGAAAAAAAAGATTTAGATCTTCGTTTAGAGATTTGTTTTGCTTGTCCTTTACTTCTGAAAGGTTTCCTTTTGGAGCGTTGTAGCGTTTGCGGTTGTTTTGTTAGATTAAAAACAAAATTAAAATATGAGTCTTGCCCGATTAAAAAATGGATGTAA
- a CDS encoding PBSX family phage terminase large subunit, whose translation MSKKQLQEIKYKKIHKNVISKKSIFSEKQCTALEEDWANSNIQEICYDGGARSGKTYLVIKSILSRAFLSKESRHLIARFRLNHLKMSVWRQTILPCIKDMGFRRGRDYELNESELIITLQNGSEIYTAGLDDSTRVEKIMGTEFNTIFINEATQISYSTYQKLKTRLSFVRPDLNNKIIIDCNPRNRYHWIYKYFVLKQDPETCETLSIQRMGKMSRRSWTPLDNPYLTEEYKLLLSELTGIERDRLYKGLWVDVEGLVYKNYEQAIVKPFEIPQTWDSAGVVDFGYTNPFVFLWLYYDQSNETWYLTNEHYQTEKTVRVHCETLNKSKKPNLFIIADHDSEDRATMAECGYLTIAAEKDIATGIQALIKLLEAKEGIKLRIFDTCVHTLEEFSIYSWEEPKEGKNPKEIPIKYNNHAMDALRYFALKVVGKSNLIITRKKEDVLKEIRRQKPETLENLRKEILKRYGVGQNFLR comes from the coding sequence GTGTCAAAAAAACAACTACAAGAAATCAAATACAAGAAGATACATAAAAATGTAATTTCGAAAAAATCGATCTTTTCCGAAAAACAGTGTACTGCCTTAGAAGAAGACTGGGCGAACAGTAACATTCAGGAAATCTGTTATGACGGCGGAGCCAGAAGCGGAAAAACGTACCTTGTCATAAAATCGATCCTATCCCGTGCGTTTTTGTCTAAGGAGTCTCGTCACTTAATCGCCAGATTTAGACTCAATCACTTAAAAATGTCCGTATGGAGACAAACGATCCTTCCTTGTATCAAGGACATGGGATTTAGAAGGGGGAGGGACTATGAACTCAATGAATCCGAATTAATCATCACTTTACAAAACGGTTCCGAAATCTATACGGCCGGTCTTGACGATTCCACAAGAGTGGAAAAGATCATGGGAACCGAGTTTAATACGATCTTTATAAACGAAGCTACACAAATTTCCTATTCCACCTATCAAAAATTAAAAACAAGACTCTCATTCGTAAGACCGGATTTAAATAATAAAATCATAATCGATTGTAATCCAAGAAATCGTTACCACTGGATTTACAAATATTTCGTTTTAAAACAAGACCCGGAAACTTGTGAAACACTAAGTATTCAAAGAATGGGAAAAATGAGCCGGAGGTCTTGGACTCCACTTGATAATCCATATCTAACCGAAGAATATAAACTACTGTTATCGGAGCTCACAGGAATCGAAAGGGATCGGTTGTATAAAGGGCTATGGGTGGATGTAGAAGGACTTGTCTATAAAAACTACGAACAAGCGATCGTAAAACCGTTCGAGATTCCACAAACTTGGGACAGCGCGGGTGTGGTTGATTTTGGATATACAAATCCGTTTGTGTTTCTCTGGCTTTATTATGATCAGTCCAATGAAACTTGGTATTTAACAAACGAACACTACCAAACAGAAAAAACGGTAAGGGTACACTGTGAAACATTAAATAAAAGTAAAAAACCGAACCTCTTTATCATAGCTGATCATGACTCCGAAGACAGGGCCACTATGGCGGAATGTGGTTATTTAACCATAGCGGCTGAAAAGGATATAGCCACGGGAATTCAAGCCTTGATCAAACTTTTAGAAGCAAAAGAAGGAATCAAATTAAGAATTTTTGATACGTGTGTACATACCTTAGAGGAATTTTCCATATACTCTTGGGAGGAACCAAAAGAAGGAAAAAACCCAAAAGAAATCCCGATCAAATATAATAATCACGCAATGGATGCACTTAGGTATTTCGCACTGAAAGTTGTGGGAAAATCTAACCTAATCATAACCAGAAAAAAAGAGGACGTATTAAAAGAGATTCGAAGACAAAAACCAGAGACGCTTGAAAATTTAAGAAAAGAGATCCTGAAAAGATATGGGGTAGGCCAAAATTTTCTAAGGTAA
- a CDS encoding baseplate J/gp47 family protein: protein MALPYIPKTETEYRLAIQNYLIASGSRLSNFNPGSRIYTWICAIASVLAEGDLRTLNGFDYSIREGIYNALGFNRLPGLKSIGIVRIEYKDHLENIEIPIFTLDLFGLLFESISPVTLLVGQEYLEIEIRAKEPGTDYNIRRLSINTEEGLGSLNIQLPTNTRVWNPSDFTGGSNKETEESRLKRFRNFIISLGRSTPLGIYTAVISIPGIAGAQITTNKNPYSGTLEFGWINIYVSDGTSNPPQSLLNLVLKTIEGDLNDPDNFPGYSAAGTWVNVFKIPVLGITVRFRLEVLNISQVSLEEASTIATNALTSYLNTLSIGFDVLLKQVEATILKSHSDFYKVTILEFYGKLANQPVPNPIPFPSDISVPPTYLPRTGGSSLGVITCEVSKVDSL from the coding sequence GTGGCCCTACCTTACATTCCCAAAACGGAAACAGAATACAGACTAGCAATTCAAAACTATCTAATCGCTTCAGGTTCCAGGCTTTCTAATTTTAATCCGGGTTCTCGTATATATACCTGGATCTGTGCGATTGCAAGCGTCTTAGCAGAAGGAGATTTAAGAACCTTAAACGGATTTGATTATTCGATCCGGGAAGGAATATACAACGCATTAGGTTTTAATAGACTTCCCGGTCTAAAATCAATCGGTATCGTTCGAATAGAATATAAAGACCACTTAGAAAATATAGAAATTCCTATTTTCACTCTAGACCTTTTTGGTCTTTTATTTGAATCCATATCCCCCGTTACTCTTTTAGTCGGACAAGAATATTTAGAAATCGAGATTAGGGCCAAAGAACCTGGCACAGACTACAATATTCGTAGACTATCCATCAATACGGAAGAGGGATTAGGTTCTTTAAATATTCAACTGCCTACAAATACTAGGGTTTGGAATCCGAGTGATTTTACGGGAGGTAGCAACAAAGAGACCGAAGAAAGTAGACTTAAAAGATTTAGAAATTTTATCATTTCTCTGGGTAGATCCACTCCACTCGGTATCTATACGGCCGTGATTTCGATTCCTGGGATTGCGGGCGCTCAAATCACGACGAATAAAAATCCGTATTCCGGTACTCTTGAATTTGGTTGGATCAATATTTATGTATCCGATGGTACCTCAAACCCACCCCAAAGTCTTTTGAACTTGGTTTTAAAAACCATCGAAGGGGACTTAAACGATCCTGATAATTTTCCTGGCTATTCAGCAGCCGGTACTTGGGTAAACGTTTTTAAAATTCCAGTTCTTGGAATTACAGTTCGTTTTCGTCTGGAGGTTTTAAATATCTCTCAAGTTTCCTTAGAGGAAGCGAGTACAATCGCAACGAATGCACTTACCTCCTATTTAAATACTCTTTCCATCGGTTTTGACGTTTTACTCAAACAAGTTGAGGCGACGATTCTAAAAAGCCATTCCGATTTTTATAAAGTAACGATCCTAGAATTCTACGGTAAACTTGCAAATCAACCAGTCCCAAACCCGATTCCGTTTCCCAGTGACATTTCGGTTCCTCCTACCTATCTTCCCCGTACGGGAGGATCTTCCCTAGGTGTAATTACATGCGAAGTTTCTAAAGTAGATTCGTTATGA
- a CDS encoding DNA-methyltransferase — MNFEILQGDSSKILQELTYVPGYRNKIDSLVTSVPYFQKRDYLEKLHPEKNQEIGCENSITHYLKNLEKVFKEAKKLLKINATVFVNIGETFKGGKALKIPSQFIDMMEGIGYYYIQEIIWAKSITTKNGNIGSCKPESVNRRFTNSHEYVLFFVLDLKKFYLNLKNVSVPLAVNGIDPKTKLEQILVKNSKSLKNYEVTKAENPTLIQKRILRNKIKDNEFTAKRRSVWQIPTPNSKTRHTAVGPIELFEICILAGTKKNGTVLDPFTGEGTVGKASLKLERDFLGIDLDERSCIEAKNNLEETNMILVS; from the coding sequence ATGAATTTTGAAATCCTACAAGGCGATTCCTCAAAAATTTTACAAGAGTTGACGTATGTTCCCGGATACAGAAACAAAATCGATAGCTTAGTAACCTCTGTTCCCTATTTTCAAAAGAGGGATTATTTGGAAAAATTACACCCTGAAAAGAATCAAGAAATCGGTTGTGAAAATAGTATCACACACTATCTAAAGAATTTAGAGAAAGTGTTCAAAGAGGCTAAAAAACTACTGAAAATCAATGCAACGGTATTCGTAAATATAGGAGAAACTTTTAAAGGGGGAAAGGCATTAAAAATACCGAGTCAGTTTATTGATATGATGGAGGGTATTGGATACTACTATATACAGGAAATCATTTGGGCAAAATCGATCACAACCAAAAACGGAAATATAGGTTCTTGTAAACCGGAGTCCGTAAATCGTAGGTTTACGAATTCGCACGAATACGTATTGTTTTTCGTATTGGATTTAAAGAAATTTTATCTAAATCTTAAAAACGTATCGGTTCCACTTGCAGTCAATGGAATCGATCCAAAAACAAAACTGGAACAAATTTTAGTAAAGAATTCAAAGTCACTTAAAAATTACGAAGTCACAAAAGCAGAAAATCCAACTCTTATTCAAAAAAGAATCTTAAGAAATAAAATCAAAGATAACGAGTTTACCGCAAAAAGAAGAAGTGTCTGGCAAATACCGACTCCAAATTCCAAAACAAGGCATACGGCAGTGGGACCGATCGAGTTGTTTGAGATTTGTATATTAGCGGGAACTAAAAAAAACGGAACCGTCCTAGATCCTTTTACGGGGGAAGGAACCGTAGGAAAAGCTTCTCTAAAACTAGAAAGAGACTTTTTGGGAATTGATTTAGACGAAAGGTCTTGTATAGAGGCTAAAAACAATTTAGAAGAAACGAATATGATTTTAGTGTCTTAA